One window of Kryptolebias marmoratus isolate JLee-2015 linkage group LG3, ASM164957v2, whole genome shotgun sequence genomic DNA carries:
- the LOC119616893 gene encoding uncharacterized protein K02A2.6-like: MQQCPAREAACNYCGKKGHFARVCRNKKICEVNAGLATGSTDTDVDIAFLGSLSTEVKDNPWMTDILVDKHKTVFKIDTGADVTAVPETLYSQYQFGKLDKPKKILQGPGGTGLKVKGMFTATLSHNSVCTKEDIYVVKDLCASLLSGRAAMALKLVARVNHISLDSLDAVKQEFPKLFTGLGLMEGEYNIVLSPDAQPFSLSTPRRISLPLLPKVKEELKRMQREGVISKVEEPTDWCAPMVVVPKSSGKVRICIDLTELNKYVMREKHPLPSVEHTLGQLAGAKVFSKLDANAGFWQIPLSRESSLLTTFITPFGRYCYNRLCFGISSAPEHFQKRMTRILEGLDGVLCQMDDVLIWGTTQQEHDERLRKALFRLQEANVTLNDKCEFSKRRIKFLGQIIDASGVSPDPDKVNAIRAMEEPRNISEVRRFLGMVNHLGKFLPHLAEKTRPLRDLLKKSNMWSWGSLQQQAFNAIKTDLTTPPGLALYDPNAETRVSADASSYGLGAVLLQKHTDTGWKPVAYASRSLSDTEQRYAQIEKEALASTWACERFAEFLIGKSFHIETDHKPLVPLLGSKSLNELPPRIQRLRMRLMRFSYSISHVAGKNIATADVLSRAPIFSEPGGPQEEEINLYVNSVVACLPATEPRLREIQRHQDDDNILKQLKTFCVEGWPDKHSTEKRFQPYLPFSGELTVQNGLLLYGSRIVIPASLRQDILVKLHEGHLGITKCRERAKHSVWWPGLSSELIKLLETCETCCRERTKHKEPLLPTEFPQRPWVMVGADLFQFKDKQYLIVVDYFSRFFEVAKLTSTTSEGVIEHCKSIFARHGIPERFRSDNGPQFASASFRRFTRDWGFSRETSSPNFPQSNGEAERAVRWPTVPLLWQMDSVRLSFSWEGG; encoded by the exons ATGCAGCAATGCCCTGCTAGAGAAGCAGCCTGCAATTATTGTGGgaaaaagggacattttgcAAGGGTCTGTAGGaataagaaaatatgtgaaGTGAATGCTGGACTTGCTACAGGAAGCACAGATACAGACGTTGATATTGCCTTCCTGGGATCTCTCTCTACAGAAGTTAAAGACAATCCATGGATGACGGACATACTGGTGGACAAACATAAGACTGTATTCAAAATAGATACAGGAGCTGATGTTACTGCTGTCCCAGAAACATTGTATTCTCAGTACCAATTTGGCAAATTagataaaccaaagaaaatCTTACAGGGACCGGGAGGCACCGGATTGAAGGTGAAAGGCATGTTTACGGCAACGCTCAGCCACAACAGTGTTTGTACTAAGGAAGACATTTATGTTGTGAAGGATTTATGCGCATCACTGCTGAGTGGACGTGCTGCAATGGCATTAAAATTGGTTGCCAGAGTAAACCACATAAGTTTGGACTCACTTGATGCTGTGAAGCAGGAGTTCCCTAAACTTTTTACAGGACTAGGACTGATGGAGGGCGAGTATAACATTGTTCTGTCACCGGATGCACAGCCTTTCTCCCTGTCAACGCCGAGGCGGATATCCCTCCCCCTACTGCCGAAGGTTAAGGAGGAGCTCAAACGTATGCAGCGGGAAGGAGTCATCTCCAAAGTGGAGGAGCCAACAGACTGGTGTGCACCTATGGTGGTTGTTCCCAAGAGCTCAGGCAAGGTGAGAATATGCATTGATCTCACAGAACTGAATAAATATGTCATGAGAGAAAAACATCCTCTTCCATCAGTAGAGCACACGCTCGGACAGCTAGCAGGAGCAAAAGTGTTCTCCAAACTGGATGCCAATGCTGGATTCTGGCAGATTCCACTGTCAAGGGAGTCTTCCCTGCTCACCACCTTCATTACACCTTTTGGGCGCTATTGCTACAATCGGCTCTGCTTTGGGATTTCATCAGCACCAGAGCACTTCCAGAAGCGCATGACACGGATTCTGGAGGGCCTGGATGGAGTCCTTTGTCAGATGGATGATGTCCTCATCTGGGGGACGACACAGCAGGAGCACGATGAAAGACTGAGAAAGGCACTGTTTCGACTCCAGGAAGCAAACGTAACACTAAACGACAAATGTGAGTTTTCTAAACGCAGAATAAAGTTCTTGGGACAAATTATTGATGCGTCAGGGGTCAGTCCAGACCCGGATAAAGTCAATGCTATAAGAGCCATGGAGGAGCCCAGAAATATAAGTGAGGTGAGACGCTTTCTGGGTATGGTGAACCATCTTGGGAAGTTCCTTCCCCACTTGGCAGAGAAAACCAGACCTTTGAGAGATCTTCTGAAGAAGTCAAACATGTGGTCATGGGGTTCACTGCAGCAACAAGCCTTCAACGCTATTAAAACAGATCTGACAACACCACCAGGTCTAGCATTGTATGATCCGAATGCAGAGACACGTGTGTCCGCAGATGCATCATCGTATGGACTCGGTGCAGTCCTCCTCCAGAAACACACTGATACAGGGTGGAAGCCAGTGGCATATGCATCGCGGTCTCTCAGCGACACGGAGCAGAGGTATGCTCAGATTGAGAAAGAGGCTCTCGCTTCAACATGGGCCTGCGAGAGATTCGCAGAGTTTCTGATCGGGAAGAGTTTCCACATTGAAACCGATCACAAGCCATTAGTCCCGTTGTTGGGGTCGAAGAGTCTAAATGAGCTTCCTCCTCGCATACAGCGATTACGAATGCGACTCATGAGATTTTCCTACAGTATCTCCCATGTGGCTGGCAAAAATATCGCTACAGCTGATGTCTTGTCCAGAGCCCCAATCTTCAGCGAGCCAGGAGGTCCGCAAGAAGAAGAGATCAACTTGTATGTCAACTCAGTCGTTGCATGCTTACCTGCCACGGAACCACGACTGAGGGAAATCCAAAGACATCAAGACGACGACAACATactcaaacagctgaaaacgtTCTGCGTGGAAGGATGGCCAGATAAACACTCTACTGAGAAACGTTTCCAGCCTTATCTGCCATTTTCAGGTGAACTTACTGTTCAAAATGGCCTGCTTCTTTATGGTAGCAGAATAGTGATTCCAGCTTCTCTCAGACAGGACATTCTAGTGAAACTACATGAGGGTCACTTGGGAATAACTAAATGTAGAGAAAGGGCTAAACATTCAGTGTGGTGGCCGGGTCTCAGCAGCGAGCTGATTAAGCTATTGGAGACCTGCGAGACATGTTGTCGGGAGAGAACTAAGCACAAAGAACCACTGCTGCCCACTGAATTTCCACAAAGACCATGGGTCATGGTGGGGGCTGATCTTTTCCAGTTTAAGGACAAACAATATTTGATCGTTGTGGAttatttctccagattttttgAAGTTGCAAAGCTTACCTCCACAACATCTGAGGGAGTGATTGAACACTGTAAGTCCATCTTTGCACGCCATGGCATACCAGAGCGTTTCCGTTCTGATAATGGGCCACAGTTCGCTTCAGCTTCCTTCAGACGATTTACACGAGACTGGGGTTTCAGTCGTGAAACGTCCAGTCCAAACTTTCCTCAGAGCAACGGTGAGGCTGAGAGAGCTGTCAG ATGGCCTACCGTTCCGCTCCTTTGGCAAATGGATTCAGTCCGGCTGAGCTTCTCATGGGAAGGAGGATAA
- the gna12a gene encoding guanine nucleotide-binding protein subunit alpha-12a isoform X1: protein MSGVVRTLSRCLLPAEASREPGGSKERSRGRDAAQEREARRRSREIDALIARERRAIRRLVKILLLGAGESGKSTFLKQMRIINGQEFDQKALLDFRDTIYENILKGMRVLVDARDKLGISWQSCENEKQGMLVMSWEGRVGVSGVEPSEFQLYVMALSALWADAGVQEAYARRSEFQLSESVKYFLDNLDRIGQLSYIPSRQDILFARKATKGIVEHDFVMKKIPFKMVDVGGQRSQRQKWFQCFDGITSILFMVSSSEYDQVLMEDRRTNRLVESMNIFETIVNNKLFLNVSIILFLNKTDLLVEKIRMVDIRKNFPEFRGDPRRLEDVQTFLVQSFRRKRRNRGKPLFHHFTTAVDTENIRFVFHAVKDTILQENLKDIMLQ, encoded by the exons ATGTCGGGAGTGGTCCGCACCCTGAGCCGCTGCCTGCTCCCGGCCGAGGCCAGCCGGGAGCCGGGCGGCAGCAAGGAGCGGAGCCGGGGGAGGGACGCGGCGCAGGAGCGGGAGGCGAGGCGCAGGAGCCGGGAGATAGACGCCTTGATCGCCCGGGAGAGGAGAGCCATCCGGCGGCTGGTGAAGATCCTCCTCCTCGGGGCCGGAGAGAGCGGAAAGTCCACATTCCTGAAGCAGATGCGCATCATTAACGGGCAGGAGTTTGACCAGAAAGCGCTGCTGGACTTCCGGGACACTATCTATGAAAACATACTGAAG GGCATGCGCGTGCTGGTGGATGCCCGGGACAAACTGGGCATCAGCTGGCAGAGCTGCGAGAACGAGAAGCAGGGCATGCTGGTGATGTCGTGGGAGGGGCGAGTGGGCGTGTCGGGCGTTGAGCCGAGCGAGTTCCAGCTCTACGTGATGGCGCTGAGCGCGCTCTGGGCGGATGCCGGCGTACAGGAGGCCTATGCACGTCGCTCGGAGTTCCAGCTG AGTGAATCAGTCAAGTACTTCCTGGATAACTTGGACCGGATCGGACAGCTG AGCTACATTCCCAGCAGGCAGGACATTCTGTTCGCCAGGAAGGCGACTAAAGGGATCGTGGAGCACGACTTCGTCATGAAGAAGATCCCCTTCAAGATGGTGGATGTCGGGGGTCAGAGGTCGCAGAGGCAGAAGTGGTTTCAGTGTTTCGACGGGATCACGTCCATACTCTTCATGGTGTCGTCATCCGAGTACGACCAG GTTTTGATGGAGGATCGCCGGACGAACCGGCTGGTGGAGAGCATGAACATCTTTGAGACGATCGTCAACAACAAGCTCTTCCTCAACGTCTccatcatcctcttcctcaACAAGACGGACCTGCTGGTGGAGAAGATCCGCATGGTGGACATCCGCAAGAACTTCCCCGAGTTCAGGGGGGACCCGCGCCGGCTGGAGGACGTGCAG ACGTTCCTGGTGCAGTCGTTCAGGCGGAAGAGGAGAAACCGGGGGAAGCCACTTTTCCACCACTTCACCACCGCCGTGGACACAGAAAACATCCGCTTCGTCTTCCACGCCGTCAAGGACACCATCCTGCAGGAGAACCTCAAAGACATCATGCTGCAGTGA
- the gna12a gene encoding guanine nucleotide-binding protein subunit alpha-12a isoform X2: MSGVVRTLSRCLLPAEASREPGGSKERSRGRDAAQEREARRRSREIDALIARERRAIRRLVKILLLGAGESGKSTFLKQMRIINGQEFDQKALLDFRDTIYENILKSESVKYFLDNLDRIGQLSYIPSRQDILFARKATKGIVEHDFVMKKIPFKMVDVGGQRSQRQKWFQCFDGITSILFMVSSSEYDQVLMEDRRTNRLVESMNIFETIVNNKLFLNVSIILFLNKTDLLVEKIRMVDIRKNFPEFRGDPRRLEDVQTFLVQSFRRKRRNRGKPLFHHFTTAVDTENIRFVFHAVKDTILQENLKDIMLQ, from the exons ATGTCGGGAGTGGTCCGCACCCTGAGCCGCTGCCTGCTCCCGGCCGAGGCCAGCCGGGAGCCGGGCGGCAGCAAGGAGCGGAGCCGGGGGAGGGACGCGGCGCAGGAGCGGGAGGCGAGGCGCAGGAGCCGGGAGATAGACGCCTTGATCGCCCGGGAGAGGAGAGCCATCCGGCGGCTGGTGAAGATCCTCCTCCTCGGGGCCGGAGAGAGCGGAAAGTCCACATTCCTGAAGCAGATGCGCATCATTAACGGGCAGGAGTTTGACCAGAAAGCGCTGCTGGACTTCCGGGACACTATCTATGAAAACATACTGAAG AGTGAATCAGTCAAGTACTTCCTGGATAACTTGGACCGGATCGGACAGCTG AGCTACATTCCCAGCAGGCAGGACATTCTGTTCGCCAGGAAGGCGACTAAAGGGATCGTGGAGCACGACTTCGTCATGAAGAAGATCCCCTTCAAGATGGTGGATGTCGGGGGTCAGAGGTCGCAGAGGCAGAAGTGGTTTCAGTGTTTCGACGGGATCACGTCCATACTCTTCATGGTGTCGTCATCCGAGTACGACCAG GTTTTGATGGAGGATCGCCGGACGAACCGGCTGGTGGAGAGCATGAACATCTTTGAGACGATCGTCAACAACAAGCTCTTCCTCAACGTCTccatcatcctcttcctcaACAAGACGGACCTGCTGGTGGAGAAGATCCGCATGGTGGACATCCGCAAGAACTTCCCCGAGTTCAGGGGGGACCCGCGCCGGCTGGAGGACGTGCAG ACGTTCCTGGTGCAGTCGTTCAGGCGGAAGAGGAGAAACCGGGGGAAGCCACTTTTCCACCACTTCACCACCGCCGTGGACACAGAAAACATCCGCTTCGTCTTCCACGCCGTCAAGGACACCATCCTGCAGGAGAACCTCAAAGACATCATGCTGCAGTGA